A window of the Sphingobacteriales bacterium genome harbors these coding sequences:
- a CDS encoding radical SAM protein: MPVPYLLVSDEKGNIFELKEYEVTGRAGYGVSRLDESDFIELPHGSELFYLPGRNPVGFHRKKQCFEVVENQLAVAAFVAPAYTQTWLAAYEKQDDACLLPLYAYSAVGWYKGKYYTTALRVDKEKRQDPACFDIHEVEKKVIEFRKKYPRNRLVEHLAENCALNYHCRAAQNYFLGRWECPLPTARVCNASCLGCLSFQPEENNINPAQYRLGFKPTVEEIVEVATGHLETVENPVVSFGQGCEGEPLLEGELIENAIAEIRKKTKKGVINLNTNAGKPEVLEKLCRAGLQSIRISLNSAIEDWYIRYFNPRNYGFQDVLDSFRVASDYHLWISVNYFVFPGLTDSCPEYEAFTTLLNRFQINMIQWRNFNIDPDWYLEKIQPPDDMKYYGIKNLLNMIHEKYPSIRYGYFNPYFEEGAVTGKLYQNKR, encoded by the coding sequence ATGCCAGTTCCGTACCTGCTTGTTTCTGATGAAAAAGGGAATATTTTTGAATTAAAGGAATACGAAGTAACCGGAAGGGCAGGTTATGGTGTCAGCCGTCTTGATGAAAGTGATTTTATTGAATTACCACATGGGAGCGAGTTGTTTTACCTGCCGGGGAGAAATCCGGTTGGTTTCCATCGAAAAAAGCAGTGTTTTGAGGTAGTGGAAAATCAGCTTGCAGTGGCAGCTTTTGTGGCTCCTGCCTATACACAAACATGGCTGGCAGCCTATGAAAAACAGGATGATGCCTGTCTGCTGCCTCTCTATGCATATTCTGCCGTGGGATGGTACAAAGGGAAATATTACACCACAGCCCTGCGTGTGGATAAAGAAAAAAGGCAGGACCCTGCATGTTTTGATATTCATGAAGTGGAAAAAAAAGTCATTGAGTTCAGGAAAAAATATCCCCGGAACAGGCTGGTGGAACATCTGGCGGAGAATTGTGCCCTGAACTATCATTGCCGTGCTGCTCAAAACTATTTTTTAGGCAGGTGGGAATGTCCGCTGCCCACAGCAAGGGTTTGCAATGCTTCCTGCCTTGGGTGCCTGTCGTTTCAGCCTGAAGAGAATAATATCAATCCCGCTCAGTACAGGCTGGGTTTTAAGCCGACAGTGGAGGAAATTGTGGAAGTGGCCACCGGACACCTGGAAACTGTGGAAAATCCGGTAGTCAGTTTCGGACAGGGTTGCGAAGGTGAGCCCTTGCTGGAAGGGGAACTTATCGAAAATGCCATTGCTGAAATCCGTAAAAAGACCAAAAAAGGTGTTATCAACCTGAATACCAATGCAGGAAAGCCTGAGGTACTTGAAAAACTTTGCCGGGCAGGCCTCCAAAGTATCCGCATCAGCCTCAACAGTGCGATTGAGGATTGGTATATCCGTTATTTCAACCCACGAAACTATGGTTTTCAGGATGTTCTCGACAGTTTCAGAGTTGCCAGCGACTATCATCTCTGGATATCAGTCAATTATTTTGTATTTCCCGGGCTGACTGATTCCTGTCCTGAATATGAAGCCTTTACCACATTACTTAACCGCTTTCAGATCAATATGATACAATGGCGAAATTTCAACATCGACCCTGACTGGTACCTTGAAAAAATCCAGCCCCCGGATGACATGAAATACTATGGCATTAAAAACCTGCTGAATATGATTCATGAAAAATATCCTTCCATCCGGTACGGATATTTTAATCCTTATTTTGAGGAGGGAGCGGTAACAGGGAAATTATACCAAAATAAGCGTTGA
- a CDS encoding agmatine deiminase family protein encodes MIPDSQTNTLYLADCLPTKHPKFFAEFEAVLKKCGITFQLLPDTKDIWAVDYMPVQVTLDKFVQFVYNPDYLQSQKWIKTISDVDSICNSIKLNRTKSDIVLDGGNVTKTIDKVIMCDKIFIENPHYSRRQLADKLRELFEVDKLYFVPQQPKDFTGHADGMVRFLDNNTVIINDHSKEKPEFQRAFKIALDNAGLDYIEIPYNPYGNKTYGQANGDYINFLQMQNTVIIPTFGIKEDEIAVRQFEQLFSGQQIATIDSNEVADNGGILNCITWNIWTR; translated from the coding sequence ATGATACCTGACAGCCAAACCAATACACTTTACCTTGCTGACTGCTTACCGACAAAGCATCCAAAATTCTTTGCAGAGTTTGAAGCGGTATTAAAAAAGTGTGGCATTACTTTTCAGCTATTGCCTGACACAAAAGATATTTGGGCTGTTGATTATATGCCTGTTCAAGTTACGCTTGACAAGTTTGTTCAATTCGTTTACAACCCTGACTATTTGCAAAGTCAGAAATGGATTAAGACAATTTCGGACGTTGACAGCATCTGCAATTCAATAAAACTAAATCGTACAAAATCCGACATTGTTTTAGATGGAGGCAACGTAACAAAGACGATTGATAAAGTTATAATGTGCGACAAGATTTTTATTGAAAATCCACATTATTCAAGGCGACAACTTGCTGACAAACTTAGAGAGCTTTTTGAAGTTGATAAACTCTATTTTGTGCCTCAACAACCAAAAGACTTTACAGGACACGCAGACGGAATGGTTCGTTTCCTTGACAATAACACAGTAATAATTAACGACCATTCCAAAGAAAAGCCAGAATTTCAGAGAGCATTTAAAATTGCTTTGGACAACGCAGGACTTGACTACATTGAAATTCCTTACAACCCATACGGCAACAAGACTTACGGACAGGCAAACGGTGATTATATCAACTTTTTACAAATGCAAAACACCGTAATCATTCCGACTTTTGGCATTAAAGAAGATGAAATTGCTGTTCGACAATTTGAACAACTTTTTAGCGGACAACAAATAGCAACTATTGACAGTAACGAAGTGGCTGACAATGGCGGAATACTTAACTGCATAACTTGGAACATATGGACAAGGTGA